Below is a window of Humulus lupulus chromosome 2, drHumLupu1.1, whole genome shotgun sequence DNA.
tttaccatcatattggccatttggatatctacgaccagtggatcggaatgtgggaaccggacgtgttgggcatcgccttcagaaaaggttatcccgcactcctctgagcgggcctttttcggcgctcggtcctccacagtcatcatctcaatgtcctggtcgtggcgcagagttcgagcatatcgttctctagcctttccgctatttccagcgaggtgtgggcctccacagatggttaaaagtgttccggctacgggggcaggctgtaatggtggcgagcgttggcgtgtggacgtctgctcgttgccacctggagcttctcgttgggaagttcccgaggcccgtacgtaccttctcaagtgtccttgtctaatgaggaactcgatttcatcttttagctggttgcattcattagtgtcatgtccatagtcgttatgataacgacagaatttggtagtgtctcttttcgaaatgtcttttcgaatgggcccaggcttcttgtagggcacgctagagcttgtggcctggtatacctctcctcgagactcaacgagggcagtgtagttagtgaacctaggttcataacgattactctTAGCTcgcttattgtcggaggtggaaggctcattgtgttgccgtttcccgccattcttgccattaccgttgccgtttccattgcccttgccattgccatttggtttagtgccattggcggctttggcgggttcggcagccttcttgcccttgttcgaggattttccatcatcggcaatggcttcttcgagtttgatatatcgatcagctcgatctaagaattcctgggtggttctgaccccatccttacgaagacttttccacaGGGGCGAACGGCGTCTCACTCCCGCAGTtatagccatcatctttccttcgtccccgactgtctttgctccggctgccgctcgcataaagcgctggatgtaatcttttagcgattctccatcttgctggcggatctcaaccagttgatttgcttcggtcgggtggacacgacctgcgtagaactgtccgtagaactcccttacgaacatttcccaggaaactatgcttgcaggtgggaacttaaagaaccattcctgcgcggcttcagaaagtgttgcaggaaagatcctgcaccgagcgtcttcggataccttctgaatgtccatctggatttcaaacttattcacatgcgagacgggatctccgtatccatcaaagttcgggagcgtgggcatcttgaacttgccgggagtctctgcgttggctattatttggataaatggagtgccctttcttctatcgtggtcaatataagaggttcttcctccgaccaattgttgcacagcctgatttagtgcgtctatctgggcttgcaaggcagtaggaatagctacgttctccgctgctggggggatgttctcaccatgcttctctcaacgatcattgagtatgtctcttagatcttcctctcttctccgttgctcgctacctccgagctggttgaagacattattttgccggggttgccccccagcatcttgtctatttggctgatcatcttgaggtatttggctcctgctcctacctttatttccgttcctcccatcagcattgttcttgcctgagtcagcctcgttgtagccgtggccatctttgaactttgactggctatggtaagactggttgttccctctattcccgtctctggcagaaacacctcgagcgttagcgcgctggtcgcgatgtccccgtgcattatcatgctgctgggatccacggaccgcagagcctaactccgagtctcttctgttaccaggagggtagtgacccctgttcgcttggtgtggcccatcattctcgcggcgtctaggactacgaggctgtcgctcggccctattctgcctttgctgcgggggattacctcgagcagcgtgggatggtggatctgcctcggggtccagtgggacgtcgtcatggggcatctggggctgttcaggcctttgcggacttgaaggatggactggtgggctaggattgggacctccctggggtggcccagtttcaggttgattaggctgcgaggcaggcgcggcctgatttctggccaacagcaaggccgcttcaagggctgccatggcctcagtctggcggcgatccacctccgcctgtctctcgctcaactccgccctcTGACGATCTAGTTCCTGCTGTTGCctcgccatagcttctgcggcagtctcttgattggctctcagacttgccagctcttcctgcaacgtgctcaaggtgctcctcaaagtcgcatcgtccatttcctcctcttcaaaatctagttgcggttcatcttccgccatgcttgctgggggaggaggaggtggcgggttcgacggtgcagcggcagtctgagcagctttcttccctgctttcgccattagttttatcaacaatgatgagtcgccctctcaacgagagcaccagaatgttgaccctcgttttagccaactgacacggagtcaaaatatgaatgatataggcgaatatgtatagataataatgtaatgacaaaagtaaagaaaacacagtaatttatagtggttcggccccagaatctggtaatgacctacgtccacttagaatgatattgatatgggaacaaaagtgcgatcagagagcttgggctcaatgagtttcaacactcctcataaacaatcttcgttttcacagataatttctatattcctatggttttttagctgccaaaaggtcccttcccatgagccatctcttgctttttataggcccatggggggttgcccaatattgttacagatattatcccttgaatcatgggatattcagaagattgcatgaaataaattcgggatacataagatctttccataaatgttgctttgccagcggaaccaccgaccagtctggtcgtggtaaaaacaggtatgtcctgcttctggtgtgtctcatggtcgatactctagcagacgctccaggtgtcaggcacgtgtcaagagattattcgccacgtcacaaatgctaatttattggataacagctCTCAGACttgccagctcttcctgcaacgtgctcaaggtgctcctcaaagtcgcatcgtccatttcctcctcttcaaaatctagttgcggttcatcttccgccatgcttgctgggggaggaggaggtggcgggttcgacggtgcagcggcagtctgagcagctttcttccctgctttcgccattagttttatcaacaatgatgagtcgccctctcaatgaaagcaccagaatgttgaccctcgttttagccaactgacacggagtcaaaatatgaatgatataggcgaatatgtatagataataacgtaatgacaaaagtaaagaaaacacagtaatttatagtggttcggccccagaatctggtaatgacctacgtccacttagaatgatattgatatgggaacaaaagtgcgatcagagagcttgggctcaatgagtttcaacactcctcataaacaatcctcgttttcacagataatttctatattcctATAGTTTTTTAGCTgccaaaaggtcccttcccacgagccatctcttgctttttataggcccatggggggttgcccaatattgttacagatattatcccttgaatcatgggatattcagaagattgcatgaaataaattcgggatacataagatctttccataaatgttgctttgccagcggaaccaccgaccagtctggtcgtggtaaaaacaggtatgtcctgcttctggtgagtctcatggtcgatactctagcagacgctccaggtgtcaggcacgtgtcaagagattattcgccacgtcacaaatgctaatttattggataacaaaaaTCTACgaacagaaaaatggggaaaTGAGGATGGAGAATCTAGAAAGTCGGTTAGAATAgcgctggtcgtgtataaaagtcaaactctTATACAACAATATTCTaacaaaaaaaactaattttttcacacgaacagtttgaaaagcatatcaaaaagtgaaagtaaaaagttttttcaactcctttaagggcgggaaaaactcagttttcaactagcataaaaatcgaatttttatttcggttttacgtcctaaatttatgatctcgggtatcaaactaactcgtaacttctaAATGGAAAAGAAACAtcatcctatctactatcacccgataaatcccctactttcatgcatctcaacccaggaaCGCAGACAACACCAGAACTTAACAGTTAACTCACAGAGGCACGCACGGCAAAAATAAAGAGCAGaaaggttctgaaacttaccaaagcaaaGATCGTGGAGGTTTGAAGGAGTTTCAAGCGTAGACGAACGGTTCTTGAAACGCTGGAAGATGGTCTTCAGTGAGAATGAAGGTTctaattttagggtttcttgaaggagaaataacttgcgtaaaaaggaaaagaagactctgagaaggctatatatattttttgtccatggcatgaaagaggaagtaatcatcagtttcctcttttcgaaacatggggaagggtgatagccgtcaataggttacttgggaaccgaaaagccatGATTGGACAGGGgcaggttacttttcccaaggatgcacgaactactctgacagatctggtggggtaatcgaatagtcgttttccttaaagtttatttactgttggtcgtaataaataaacttggggggcaaatgttatccaaaaaacatgcACGTGTGACGTGGCAGGCGAttttaaacacgtggctgacacctggcagagttctgttcgaATATTGACCAGTAAGACATTCCTGGCGTGGCAGTTGAGTTTTCCTTACGACtagcatggtcgtacactccgcatatttcaagatggtCTTGTGGagatcataatcaattccgagattgtctccaatgattcctgattatctgattaattaggagagaatatctgtaacaaattcatgtaatcttccctgagcctataaatagagaaagatagctcaaggaagggactttttggcttttgcttaattaaaattacatatttacgagagaattagagctattgtattatgattgtgctatttatctctctcaggtttgtgaaactcagagaaccctagttctttgatcactcatttgagatctcatatcaataatagcttaagtggacgtaggtcattaccagtttttggggccgaaccactataatttctggtgtcctttactgtttttgtcattatattcattccaacacatctatccacatcaagcgttttgactctgtgtgagttgaccaaaacaaaggtcaacatatttaaattaaaaataaataaattatatatatcagattttttttctcaaatattatttaattttaagaaatattgattttctttattttaaatatatgaaaaattatattatatacttCAATTAATCTTATAATGTGCTATAGTAGTAATTAGTAACCTAAACCAATTTAATCCTAATTAATAGTGCATTTTGAGTACCAAAGGTCCCTTTTAGATCCTACAATTTCAAGAATGGGATTTCACCTGAACTCATAAGAGCACTCTCAATGGATGCTCTACTCCATCTTTTAAAATACctttaaaaacacatttttttctattttacctctaaattttatattataccatacatcggcttctttatatatttctctacatcatttaaatattatatctttaaacatattttattaattaaagtaaaataaaataattaaaaaaaagaaataataaatatatatactaaataagagagaaaacttataaagaaaaataatattaaaatattatataaataatatgtaaatgttatgtaaatataAATATGGATTAATtagagtttgtgcatagctattataaatatatgtataaaagagctgatggaatgtgtttttgtgaattttagctaaatattatagaaaaaatgtattataaaatatatcaccaaaacatatatttttttataatttatctcaaacttttacattatactatatattaacttctctattttttctctacatcatttaaatattatattttttaaaaatattttatttattttaagaaataaaataattaaatataatagtattacactcatatatatacaaaagtttataaaaaaataataaaatatttatcgcttgatgaatagtatttcactacatataaagaACTATTTAATAATTTTTCCCTATACCATAAAGAATGAGACATTTTAACCGGAGTGCTCTAATAAAAATAACTACTTCCAGGTTATGGTTCGTTCATTATAATATTCTTTTGTTTTACTGATATTTGTGACCATGTATAAAAATGCGATTATTTAGGCGAAATTATGCGTGGTCCAACACGATCCATGCAATGTTACGCTCAAAATATCTttctttttttgttctttttccaCTGTGCGAGTAGTTCGAACCAACAATGGCGGGGGGGTGGTGCTCGTGCTCGACCACTGCCTTGGTGCCTCAAATTCCATTCCCCATCGCCATCGGAAGATCAAAATACGCTTTATCCAAACCCGAATTTTCTTCTGCACCCACTGCTACTCATCTTGCACTCGTCTATGGGCGTACTAGAGCTAAACCCCGTCGTTTATGGCCACACCCAATCACCGTTGTCAACTGCACCACTTCCGGTACAGACGCAGACACCCAAGACAACACTCAATCCCTCGAGTGTGTGGGAACAGGCCTCGACGTTGAATGCTTCGTGGAGTCGGACCAACCACAGACacaaacccaaacccaaacccaaaatcaaaccatGCTAGAAGCAGCGTGGGAATTGGCGGTGTTGgtgtctcccttcttcttctgggGTACGGCTATGGTGGCCATGAAAGAGGTGCTTCCGAAAGCAGGTCCTTTCTTCGTCTCTTCCTTCCGCCTCATCCCCGCTGGCTTCCTCCTCATCGCTTTCGCCGCCTCACGAGGCCGTCCTTCCCCCTCCGGACTCTCCGCTTGGTTCTCCATTGCCCTCTTCGGCCTCGTCGACGCCACTTGTTTTCAGGGTTTTCTTGCTCAGGGCTTGCAGAGGACCTCAGCTGGTTTGGGCAGTGTAAGTTTTACAAACACTTTTCTTGAACCTAGCTAGCGATGTGGTAATCAATTGGGATCATTCCATTGACAAGTTTTGATTGAATAAACACACATTGCAGGTGATAATTGACTCGCAGCCTTTAACAGTGGCTATACTTGCGGCCTTGCTGTTTGGTGAATCCATTGATCTTGTTGGAGCTGCTGGGCTTGGACTCGGTGTTGTAGGACTTTTACTTTTGGAGGTAAAACGTTTTTTCATTTGTCACTTAAAGTTTCTCTAATTTCAGCTCCATCTTTACGGAAAACatgggtttaattaattaaattatttcttTACCCTCTATTTACATTTTCTTTTTTTCCCATCTTTTAgtttcttattttaatgaaaatgtttcaTTTTGGATTATCATAGATGATAGATTTCAAAACCACATCTAACTTGTGGGGAAATATTGGGTTGCTAAGGGTAAGGGGCTTGAtctcaaatttttatttttatttttatcagaAAGAAACTACCTTAAAACTAAAAGCCAGAGAAAATATTGGTGGTGATCTCCTCCCATAAGTTCAAAATCCCAAAGACTTTGTCTCTGCTCAACCACCAAGTGAATGAGCTGCATTGTTTAAGATTCAACTAATCCAGATAACAGGACAGTTCAACGAAGAAAAAGAGTGCAAAACATTGTAGAAGGAAACAAAACACTTCTAATCAGGACAGCTTCTGCTTTGCAGTCCGTTGCTCGATTGCAAGCAGTCATTGAAAAAAACCACCTCCATCCAGCGATTCTGATTGACAATTGAGATAGCATAGGAAAAGGCTAGCAGTTCGGCTTCAAAAGGACTCCGAGCAGAGATAGGTGATGTAGCCACCGCCGCAACTCCATCCTCTCCATTGTGACAAATCACCCCACCTGCGTCCTGTCCATCTTTGAAAGCTGCATCTATGACTCAGTTATTGATAGGAAAAAGTCGTACATGTAGGCTTGCAAATTATAATTCACTGAAATGTGGGCTCCTATGACCTGTAActaggttaatttttttttagtgaaaATTACATCTAGTACCCAATTTAagttaatctctttaatttttaTCCACCTTTTAAAACTCTTAGATTAATACCCAAATTATTAATGACTCTACCCATTATACAGTGGTCTAGTGGAACTGACAGTGAAATATTATTTAAAGAGGGAAGTAAATGACACGACAGAGGCAAAGATTGATTGAGATTTTTACATTGGACTTCTAGTAGTGTTTTAAGGGTAATATGGGAAATGTGCTTAAAAAAGTGGGTAATATTCAACTAAATATTATTAGTAGctatttttagttaactaatcctaAAACTGGGTATTTTTCAAGTTATCCCTTAATTTTAGTCTATAATGTCCATTGGGACAGCAGAACTACTATTTCGTTATAACTTGTAATTTGGACAGAGGAGGGAAAAAAGCAAacgagagagagggagaaagagagaatGACAAATGAGATGGGAAGTTTAGGTAGTTTTTGAATCATTAGCATTATTCTCCACCTGTTCAACTAAGGTAATTATTGTTGTATTAGGGGTACACTTGAAGCATAGATACTCAAATTTCCATTATTAAATTAATTCctaattctattaattttatttaaatgttttgaATGATGTGACATATATTTATTGGTTGAACATGAATTGAAATATCAAAGTCGAAAAAGGATCT
It encodes the following:
- the LOC133818701 gene encoding WAT1-related protein At3g02690, chloroplastic isoform X1 → MAGGWCSCSTTALVPQIPFPIAIGRSKYALSKPEFSSAPTATHLALVYGRTRAKPRRLWPHPITVVNCTTSGTDADTQDNTQSLECVGTGLDVECFVESDQPQTQTQTQTQNQTMLEAAWELAVLVSPFFFWGTAMVAMKEVLPKAGPFFVSSFRLIPAGFLLIAFAASRGRPSPSGLSAWFSIALFGLVDATCFQGFLAQGLQRTSAGLGSVIIDSQPLTVAILAALLFGESIDLVGAAGLGLGVVGLLLLEVPALAFDESNFSLWGSGEWWMLLAAQSMAVGTVMVRWVSKYSDPIMATGWHMVLGGLPLLAISILNHDNAVSGNLGEFTTNDVLALLYTSIFGSAISYGVFFYSATKGSLTKLSSLTFLTPMFASVFGFLYFGETFSPLQLTGAVVTVIAIYLVNYKDSVE
- the LOC133818701 gene encoding WAT1-related protein At3g02690, chloroplastic isoform X2 — protein: MAGGWCSCSTTALVPQIPFPIAIGRSKYALSKPEFSSAPTATHLALVYGRTRAKPRRLWPHPITVVNCTTSGTDADTQDNTQSLECVGTGLDVECFVESDQPQTQTQTQTQNQTMLEAAWELAVLVSPFFFWGTAMVAMKEVLPKAGPFFVSSFRLIPAGFLLIAFAASRGRPSPSGLSAWFSIALFGLVDATCFQGFLAQGLQRTSAGLGSVIIDSQPLTVAILAALLFGESIDLVGAAGLGLGVVGLLLLEVPALAFDESNFSLWGSGEWWMLLAAQSMAVGTVMVRWVSKYSDPIMATGWHMVLGGLPLLAISILNHDNAVSGNLGEFTTNDVLALLYTSIFGSAISYGVFFYSATKAWSV